The following coding sequences lie in one Pseudomonas sp. SL4(2022) genomic window:
- the pepN gene encoding aminopeptidase N, whose translation MRTEQPKMIYLKDYQAPDYLIDETHLTFELFEDHTLVHAQLVMRRNPAAGSGLSDARMPPLVLDGQQLELLSLALDDRELSAGDYQLSDSHLTLQPTATSFVIDSSVRIHPESNTALEGLYKSSGMFCTQCEAEGFRKITYYLDRPDVMSKFTTTLSAVQHDYPVLLSNGNPIASGSEEGGRHWATWEDPFMKPAYLFALVAGDLWCVEDSFTTMSKRDVALRIYVEPENIDKCQHAMDSLKKSMKWDEEVYGREYDLDIFMIVAVNDFNMGAMENKGLNIFNSSCVLAKAETATDAAHQRVEAVVAHEYFHNWSGNRVTCRDWFQLSLKEGFTVFRDAEFSADMHSRTVKRIEDVAYLRTHQFAEDAGPMAHSVRPDAFMEISNFYTLTVYEKGSEVVRMIRTLVGAEGFRKGSDLYFARHDGQAVTCDDFIRAMEEANGIDLSQFKRWYSQAGTPRLEVSESYDAAANSYRLHFRQSCPATPGQADKQPFVIPVELALLNAQGRELPLQLVSEDAAVGTSRVLQITETEQAFTFVNLAEKPLPSLLRGFSAPIKLSFPYSRDQLMFLMQHDSDGFNRWEAGQQLSVQVLQALIGQHQRGEPLVLDQRLVEAYRTLLADDSLDQAMVAEMLSLPGEAYLTEISAVADVEAIHAAREFARKQLSDALFDLLWQRYQRNREVSRASVYVAEAEHFARRSLQNIALSYLMLSNKAEVLAACLEQFENADNMTERLTALAVLVNSPFEAEKTTALASFADFFKDNPLVMDQWFSVQAACALPGALQRVEQLMQHPAFTLKNPNKVRSLIGAFAGQNLLGFHQADGSGYRFLAEQVITLNALNPQIASRLLAPLTRWAKYGSARQAQMKAELQRILDSGELSSDVYEVVSKSLAG comes from the coding sequence GCAACCCGGCGGCGGGCAGCGGTCTGTCGGACGCCCGCATGCCGCCGTTGGTGCTGGACGGTCAGCAGCTTGAGCTGCTCAGTCTGGCGCTCGACGACCGCGAGCTGAGTGCTGGTGATTACCAGTTGAGCGACAGTCATCTGACGTTGCAGCCAACAGCGACCAGCTTTGTGATTGACAGCAGCGTGCGCATCCACCCGGAAAGCAACACCGCGCTGGAAGGGTTGTACAAGTCCAGCGGCATGTTCTGCACCCAGTGCGAGGCCGAGGGCTTTCGCAAGATCACTTATTACCTCGACCGCCCGGATGTGATGAGCAAGTTCACCACCACCCTGAGCGCGGTGCAGCACGACTACCCGGTGCTGCTGTCCAACGGCAACCCGATTGCCAGCGGCAGTGAAGAAGGCGGTCGGCATTGGGCGACCTGGGAAGACCCCTTCATGAAACCGGCCTACCTGTTTGCCCTGGTTGCCGGCGATCTCTGGTGTGTGGAAGACAGCTTTACCACCATGAGCAAGCGCGATGTGGCGCTGCGCATCTATGTCGAGCCGGAAAACATCGACAAGTGCCAGCACGCCATGGACAGCCTGAAGAAATCCATGAAGTGGGATGAAGAGGTGTATGGCCGTGAGTACGACCTGGACATCTTCATGATCGTTGCAGTCAACGACTTCAACATGGGCGCCATGGAAAACAAGGGCCTGAATATCTTCAACTCCAGCTGTGTGCTGGCCAAGGCTGAAACGGCTACAGACGCCGCCCACCAGCGCGTTGAAGCGGTTGTGGCCCACGAGTATTTCCACAACTGGTCGGGCAACCGTGTGACCTGCCGCGACTGGTTCCAGTTGTCGCTCAAAGAAGGTTTTACCGTGTTCCGCGATGCCGAGTTCAGCGCCGATATGCACTCGCGCACGGTCAAACGCATTGAAGACGTGGCTTATCTGCGTACGCACCAGTTCGCCGAAGATGCTGGCCCCATGGCCCATTCCGTGCGCCCGGATGCCTTTATGGAAATTTCCAACTTCTACACCCTGACGGTGTACGAGAAGGGCTCGGAAGTGGTGCGCATGATCCGCACCCTGGTCGGTGCCGAGGGCTTCCGCAAAGGCAGCGACCTGTACTTCGCACGCCACGACGGTCAGGCTGTGACGTGCGACGATTTTATCCGCGCGATGGAAGAGGCCAATGGCATCGACCTGAGTCAGTTCAAGCGCTGGTACAGCCAGGCCGGTACGCCGCGCCTTGAGGTCAGTGAAAGCTACGACGCTGCTGCCAACAGCTATCGCCTGCACTTTCGCCAAAGCTGCCCGGCCACGCCAGGGCAGGCAGATAAGCAGCCGTTTGTCATCCCGGTCGAACTGGCCTTGCTCAATGCTCAGGGGCGTGAGCTGCCGCTGCAATTGGTCAGTGAAGACGCCGCAGTTGGCACTTCCCGTGTGCTGCAGATAACCGAGACGGAGCAGGCATTCACCTTCGTCAATCTGGCGGAAAAGCCGCTGCCGTCCTTGCTGCGCGGGTTCTCGGCACCGATCAAACTGAGCTTCCCCTACAGCCGTGATCAGTTGATGTTCTTGATGCAGCACGACAGCGACGGCTTCAACCGCTGGGAAGCGGGGCAACAACTGTCGGTGCAGGTGCTGCAGGCGTTGATTGGTCAGCATCAGCGTGGTGAACCGCTTGTGCTCGATCAGCGTCTGGTTGAGGCCTACCGCACGTTGTTGGCTGATGACTCGCTGGATCAGGCCATGGTCGCCGAGATGCTTTCGCTGCCCGGTGAAGCCTACCTGACAGAAATCAGTGCTGTGGCCGATGTTGAAGCGATCCACGCGGCCCGTGAGTTTGCCCGCAAGCAACTGTCGGACGCGCTGTTCGATTTGCTGTGGCAGCGCTATCAACGTAACCGCGAGGTGTCCCGCGCCAGTGTCTATGTGGCAGAGGCCGAGCATTTTGCCCGGCGCAGCCTGCAGAACATTGCCTTGTCCTACTTGATGCTTAGCAACAAAGCCGAAGTGCTGGCGGCCTGCCTGGAGCAGTTCGAGAATGCCGACAATATGACCGAACGTTTGACTGCGTTGGCGGTGCTGGTCAATTCGCCGTTCGAGGCCGAAAAGACCACTGCCCTGGCCAGCTTTGCCGATTTCTTCAAGGACAACCCGCTGGTTATGGATCAGTGGTTCAGTGTGCAAGCCGCCTGCGCCTTGCCGGGTGCGCTGCAGCGTGTTGAACAACTGATGCAGCATCCGGCGTTTACCTTGAAGAATCCGAATAAGGTTCGTTCACTGATCGGTGCGTTTGCCGGGCAGAACCTGCTGGGTTTCCACCAGGCTGATGGCAGTGGCTACCGCTTCCTGGCCGAACAGGTGATTACCTTGAATGCCCTCAACCCGCAGATTGCGTCACGCTTGCTGGCGCCGCTGACTCGCTGGGCCAAATACGGCAGTGCCCGTCAGGCTCAAATGAAAGCTGAGCTGCAGCGCATTCTTGATTCGGGGGAGCTGTCCAGTGATGTATATGAAGTGGTCAGTAAGAGTCTGGCGGGCTGA
- a CDS encoding DUF1302 domain-containing protein has protein sequence MEIKSRKPVLRFAPAKAGFAFVGLLPLLVAAHAQAVEFSFADDEISGSIDTTVSYGQLWRVQGQDKTNNDINTNDGNRNFNTGLVSEVFKVTSDLEVTYQNYGAFVRGTAFYDTQIMDKRNDYYDTSLAYQPSQNVPKDDSFTRGTRHSAGRNAEILDAYVYGNWDIADMPVGVRFGKQVFNWGEGLFYRGGVNTTNPVDAGKFRLPGAEVKEVLVPVEALSFSVGLTDNISMDAFYQFNWKESAIDPVGTYFSETDLFGEGGNTAYNDFSSVAPIRAAIAGYNNLAAGAFGGPALAGARAAGLYQNGVNTSFGNILKVADVSSDLNAKNDGQYGLSFKYIAEELNSTEFGAYLVNYHAKEPTIYADLNGYKGVNVNSLATAVGGLNNAVGFATVDILGATQAKREYAEDIRMYGLSFNTTLNETSVFGEVAYRPNLPVGIAATNDLLGDLVIQGAKLANNSGLIPGSGTAIISGEQISRDGSVSNYRRVESFNLSLGAIHNFGNVLSFDSLFGVAELASEHLRGDSLKYTGVRSSANPFAPQTYTRCIAGRANTSYSTDEAMAKQDCASSDAYGYTLVLSGTWNDVYAGVNLSPFTVFKHDFQGNSHQTGNFIEDRKAYTVGLRASYLNSLEAEIQYTEFMGAGQSNSGRDRDNVGLNVKYSF, from the coding sequence ATGGAAATTAAGTCCCGTAAGCCCGTATTGCGTTTCGCACCTGCCAAGGCAGGTTTTGCTTTTGTCGGCCTTCTGCCCCTGCTGGTTGCGGCGCATGCCCAAGCTGTGGAATTCAGTTTTGCCGACGATGAAATCAGCGGCTCCATCGACACCACCGTGTCCTACGGCCAACTTTGGCGCGTACAGGGTCAGGACAAGACCAACAACGATATCAACACCAACGACGGTAACCGTAACTTCAACACCGGCCTGGTTTCTGAAGTATTCAAGGTGACTTCTGATCTGGAAGTGACTTATCAGAACTACGGCGCTTTTGTGCGCGGTACTGCGTTCTATGACACCCAGATCATGGATAAGCGCAACGACTACTACGACACCAGTCTGGCCTATCAGCCAAGCCAGAACGTGCCGAAAGATGACAGCTTCACCCGTGGCACGCGCCACTCGGCCGGTCGTAACGCTGAAATCCTTGACGCCTATGTTTACGGTAACTGGGATATCGCCGACATGCCGGTCGGTGTGCGCTTTGGTAAGCAGGTATTCAACTGGGGTGAAGGCCTGTTCTACCGCGGTGGTGTAAACACCACCAACCCGGTTGATGCCGGCAAGTTCCGTCTGCCTGGCGCAGAAGTTAAAGAAGTGCTGGTGCCGGTTGAAGCGCTGAGCTTTAGCGTCGGCCTGACTGACAATATTTCCATGGATGCGTTCTACCAGTTCAACTGGAAAGAGTCGGCGATTGATCCGGTTGGTACTTATTTCTCTGAGACTGACTTGTTTGGTGAGGGTGGTAATACTGCGTACAACGACTTTTCGAGTGTGGCGCCCATACGTGCTGCTATAGCAGGGTATAACAATTTGGCTGCCGGTGCTTTTGGTGGGCCTGCTCTTGCTGGTGCTCGCGCAGCGGGTCTCTATCAGAATGGCGTGAACACTTCATTCGGCAATATTCTAAAAGTTGCTGATGTTAGTAGTGATTTGAATGCCAAGAATGATGGTCAATATGGCCTGTCTTTCAAATATATTGCTGAGGAGCTGAATTCCACGGAATTTGGTGCTTATTTGGTTAATTATCACGCCAAAGAGCCGACGATTTATGCTGATTTGAATGGCTATAAAGGTGTCAATGTTAATAGTTTGGCTACTGCTGTTGGTGGTTTAAATAATGCCGTTGGTTTTGCCACTGTAGATATTCTTGGTGCTACTCAGGCAAAGCGCGAGTATGCTGAAGATATTCGTATGTATGGCTTAAGCTTCAATACAACCCTCAATGAAACCTCAGTTTTCGGTGAGGTGGCATATCGGCCTAATCTGCCAGTCGGTATTGCGGCTACTAACGATCTTTTGGGTGATCTTGTAATCCAAGGCGCTAAGCTAGCGAATAACTCTGGCCTTATTCCGGGTAGTGGTACAGCTATTATTTCAGGTGAGCAAATTTCGCGTGATGGTTCTGTAAGTAACTATCGCCGCGTTGAGTCTTTCAATCTTTCACTCGGTGCAATTCATAATTTTGGCAACGTCCTTAGCTTTGATTCGCTGTTCGGTGTTGCAGAGCTTGCTTCCGAGCATTTGCGTGGCGACAGTTTGAAATACACCGGTGTGCGTTCCTCAGCAAACCCGTTTGCTCCACAAACTTACACTCGTTGTATCGCCGGTCGTGCTAACACCTCTTATTCGACCGATGAGGCTATGGCTAAGCAGGATTGTGCGTCTAGTGATGCTTACGGCTACACGCTGGTACTGTCCGGTACTTGGAACGATGTTTACGCTGGCGTAAACCTGTCGCCGTTCACTGTCTTTAAGCACGACTTCCAGGGTAACTCGCACCAAACCGGTAACTTTATTGAAGACCGCAAGGCTTACACCGTAGGTCTTCGCGCCAGCTACCTGAACAGCCTGGAAGCTGAAATTCAATACACCGAGTTTATGGGTGCAGGCCAGAGCAACTCGGGCCGTGACCGTGACAACGTCGGCTTGAACGTCAAGTATTCCTTCTAA
- a CDS encoding DUF1329 domain-containing protein, with product MLKKHTLIGAAIALALSAGSALAAVSPTEAAKLGASLTPFGAEKAGNAAGTIPEWTGGITKAPAAYKTPGQHHVDPFADDKPLFTITKANLDQYKANLTPGQIAMFNTYPNSYQMPVYQTRRSGSAPQWVYDNTVKNATTAKLLDGGNGFADAYGGIPFPIPQNGVEALWNHIARYRGTYIVRRASEVAVQRNGSYSLVTSQQEAMFKFYNPKGTAADLNNIMFYYLSFTKSPARLAGGAVLVHETLDQVKEPRQAWGYNAGQRRVRRAPNLAYDTPIAAADGLRTADDTDMINGSPDRYDWKLIGKKEIYIPYNSYKVTSPDVKYKDLLQVGHLNPAVTRNELHRVWVVEGTLKSGARHIYSKRTLFLDEDSWQAAVVDQYDGRGELWRVSIAYLKNYYDLPTTWSALDTFHDLQARRYHVQNLDNEEPSTIDFSQPVPDDGYFKPAALRRRGTR from the coding sequence ATGCTGAAAAAGCACACGCTGATTGGTGCCGCCATTGCGCTGGCGCTGTCCGCTGGCAGCGCGCTGGCTGCAGTTTCGCCCACAGAAGCCGCCAAGTTGGGCGCAAGCCTCACCCCATTCGGTGCCGAGAAAGCCGGTAACGCTGCAGGCACCATCCCGGAGTGGACCGGTGGCATCACCAAGGCGCCGGCGGCTTACAAGACGCCAGGCCAGCACCACGTCGATCCGTTTGCTGATGACAAGCCGCTGTTCACCATCACCAAAGCCAACCTGGATCAGTACAAGGCCAACCTGACCCCGGGTCAGATTGCCATGTTCAACACCTACCCGAACAGCTACCAGATGCCGGTCTATCAGACCCGTCGTTCCGGTTCTGCGCCGCAGTGGGTGTATGACAACACCGTCAAGAATGCCACCACGGCCAAGTTGCTGGACGGCGGTAACGGTTTTGCTGATGCCTATGGCGGCATTCCGTTCCCGATTCCGCAAAATGGTGTAGAAGCGCTGTGGAACCACATCGCACGCTACCGCGGTACCTACATTGTGCGTCGCGCTTCGGAAGTGGCCGTGCAGCGTAACGGCAGCTACTCCCTGGTGACCTCGCAGCAGGAAGCCATGTTCAAGTTCTACAACCCGAAAGGGACTGCAGCCGACCTGAACAACATCATGTTCTACTACCTGTCCTTCACCAAGAGCCCTGCGCGTCTGGCTGGTGGTGCGGTACTGGTGCACGAGACGCTGGATCAGGTGAAAGAGCCGCGTCAGGCTTGGGGTTATAACGCCGGTCAGCGTCGTGTACGCCGCGCGCCGAACCTGGCCTATGACACCCCGATTGCTGCCGCTGACGGTCTGCGCACTGCAGACGACACCGACATGATCAACGGCTCGCCTGATCGTTATGACTGGAAGCTGATCGGTAAGAAGGAAATCTATATTCCTTACAACAGCTACAAAGTCACCAGCCCGGACGTCAAGTACAAGGACCTGCTGCAGGTCGGTCACTTGAACCCGGCTGTGACCCGCAACGAACTGCACCGCGTATGGGTCGTTGAGGGCACGCTGAAATCCGGCGCTCGCCACATCTACTCCAAGCGTACCCTGTTCCTCGACGAGGACAGCTGGCAAGCAGCAGTGGTTGATCAGTACGACGGTCGCGGCGAGCTGTGGCGCGTATCGATTGCCTACCTGAAAAACTACTACGACCTGCCGACCACCTGGTCTGCGCTGGATACCTTCCACGATCTGCAGGCCCGTCGTTACCACGTACAGAACCTGGACAACGAAGAGCCGAGCACGATCGACTTCAGTCAGCCGGTTCCGGACGATGGTTACTTCAAACCAGCTGCTCTGCGCCGTCGCGGCACGCGCTAA
- a CDS encoding WD40/YVTN/BNR-like repeat-containing protein, producing MSEPIMRRTQAGHVVGSSCTPAFRVHSPLTKALSLCSVLSILMLASAPVHVQAETAKTEVQSVVSAKAQHSLLLDVASVGKRLVAVGDRGHILYSDDNGDSWTQASVPSKQMLTAVFFIDDSHGWAVGHDAQILASSDGGSTWVKQFEDLEREAPLLDVWFKDRNNGFAVGAYGALLATTDGGATWDDVSDRMDNEDAYHLNAIVEVKDSGLIIVGEQGVMFRSPDWGQTWEQLESPYEGSLFGALGVGEPNALMVYGLRGHLFRSADFGNTWERISLKGANKGELEFGLANGSVFKDGSIMIVGHGGSVLRSIDKGRSFSVLNRPDRLSLAGVAMDNNGRLILVGQGGVHVSASTDASLGQQ from the coding sequence ATGAGTGAGCCCATTATGCGGCGCACCCAGGCCGGTCATGTTGTGGGGTCGTCCTGCACGCCGGCGTTCCGCGTTCACTCGCCACTGACTAAAGCGCTTTCGCTGTGCAGTGTGCTGTCCATACTGATGCTCGCCAGTGCGCCTGTGCACGTGCAAGCCGAAACTGCCAAAACCGAAGTTCAGTCGGTAGTCTCCGCCAAGGCGCAGCACAGCTTGCTGCTTGATGTTGCCAGTGTCGGTAAGCGCCTGGTTGCCGTAGGCGACCGTGGCCATATCCTGTACTCCGATGACAATGGCGATAGCTGGACTCAGGCCAGCGTGCCATCCAAGCAGATGTTGACGGCCGTTTTCTTTATCGACGATAGCCACGGTTGGGCTGTCGGTCATGACGCCCAGATTCTTGCCAGCAGTGATGGTGGCAGCACCTGGGTGAAGCAGTTCGAAGACCTCGAACGCGAAGCACCATTGCTGGATGTCTGGTTCAAGGACCGCAACAACGGTTTTGCGGTGGGGGCCTATGGCGCCTTGCTGGCAACCACCGATGGTGGTGCGACCTGGGACGATGTCAGCGATCGCATGGACAACGAGGACGCCTATCACCTCAATGCCATTGTCGAAGTGAAGGATTCCGGTCTGATCATCGTCGGTGAACAGGGCGTGATGTTCCGTTCGCCGGATTGGGGGCAAACCTGGGAACAGCTGGAAAGCCCTTATGAGGGTTCGCTGTTCGGCGCCTTGGGTGTCGGCGAACCAAACGCGCTGATGGTGTATGGCTTGCGTGGTCACCTGTTTCGCTCGGCTGACTTCGGCAACACCTGGGAGCGTATTTCGCTCAAGGGCGCGAACAAGGGAGAGCTGGAGTTTGGCCTGGCCAATGGCAGCGTCTTCAAAGATGGCAGCATCATGATTGTCGGCCACGGCGGCAGTGTGCTGCGCAGCATCGACAAGGGGCGCAGTTTCAGCGTGCTGAATCGCCCGGATCGTTTGTCTTTGGCTGGCGTGGCCATGGATAACAATGGCCGTCTGATCCTCGTCGGGCAGGGTGGCGTACATGTTTCCGCGTCGACTGATGCCAGTCTTGGCCAACAATAA
- a CDS encoding efflux RND transporter permease subunit translates to MSNHHQDKASFLERLIFNNRPAVILICLLVSIFLFYQATQIRPSTSFEKMIPLSHPFIQNMMEHRNDLANLGNTVRISVEAKDGDIFTKEYMETLRQINDEAFYIPGVDRSGLKSLWTPSVRWTEVTEEGFAGGEVIPQTYDGSPESLEELRSNVLKSGQVGRLVANNFKSSIVDVPLLESYPDPNDQGKLIKLDYQKFSHQLEEKIREKYQAQNPNVQIHIIGFAKKVGDLIDGLVMVVGFFAIALLITFVLLYWFSWCIRSTVGVLVTTLVAVGWQLGLMNLVGFGLDPYSMLVPFLIFAIGISHGVQKINGIALQSSGAENSLMAARRTFRQLFLPGMIAILADAVGFITLLIIDIGVIHELAIGASIGVAVIVFTNLILLPVAISYLGISKKAIERSRKDESAEKPMWRLLSNVAHPNVAPFMVVLALVGGVSCFFYQKANLQVGDLDQGAPELRPDSRYNQDNDFIIKNYSTSSDVLVVMVKAAPEGCSAFKTLSAMDELMWKMENTKGVQSAVSMVTVSRQMIKGMNEGNLKWETLSRNQDVLNNSIARADGLYNADCSVAPVLVFLEDHKAETLKRAVGAVQEFAKVNNQDDLEFRLAAGNAGIEAATNEVISTSELTILVLVYIWVAVMCMITFRSVPATICIVLPLILTSILGNALMAFLGIGMKVATLPVIALGVGIGVDYGIYIYSRLESFLRAGLPLQEAYYQTLKSTGKAVLFTGLCLAIGVATWIFSAIKFQADMGLMLTFMFIVNMFGALLLLPALARFLIKPEKLVGKTGGSLLAH, encoded by the coding sequence ATGAGTAACCATCACCAGGACAAGGCGAGCTTTCTTGAACGCCTGATTTTCAATAACCGGCCGGCAGTGATTTTGATCTGCTTGCTGGTAAGCATTTTCCTGTTCTACCAGGCGACGCAAATCCGTCCTTCGACCAGCTTCGAAAAAATGATCCCGCTGAGCCATCCGTTCATTCAGAACATGATGGAACACCGTAATGACCTGGCCAACCTGGGCAACACGGTGCGTATTTCGGTGGAAGCCAAAGATGGCGACATCTTCACCAAGGAATACATGGAGACCCTGCGTCAGATCAACGACGAGGCGTTCTATATTCCAGGTGTCGATCGTTCTGGCCTGAAGTCCCTGTGGACGCCGAGCGTGCGCTGGACCGAAGTAACCGAGGAAGGTTTTGCCGGCGGCGAAGTGATTCCGCAAACCTATGATGGCAGCCCGGAAAGCCTTGAAGAGTTGCGCAGCAACGTACTCAAGTCCGGTCAGGTTGGCCGTCTGGTGGCGAACAACTTCAAGTCCAGCATCGTCGATGTGCCGCTGCTGGAGTCCTACCCGGACCCGAACGACCAAGGCAAGCTGATCAAGCTGGACTACCAGAAATTCTCCCACCAGCTGGAAGAGAAGATTCGCGAGAAGTACCAGGCGCAGAACCCCAATGTGCAGATCCATATCATCGGCTTTGCCAAGAAGGTGGGGGATCTGATTGATGGTCTGGTGATGGTCGTGGGCTTCTTTGCCATCGCGCTGCTGATCACCTTTGTCCTGCTGTACTGGTTCAGCTGGTGTATCCGCAGTACCGTCGGCGTGTTGGTTACCACACTGGTGGCTGTGGGCTGGCAGCTGGGGCTGATGAACCTGGTTGGCTTCGGCCTCGACCCTTACTCGATGCTGGTGCCGTTCCTGATTTTCGCCATTGGTATTTCCCATGGCGTGCAGAAGATCAACGGTATTGCCCTGCAATCCAGCGGTGCTGAAAACTCCCTGATGGCAGCACGGCGTACTTTCCGGCAGCTGTTCCTGCCGGGGATGATCGCAATTCTGGCTGACGCCGTGGGCTTTATCACCCTGTTGATCATCGACATTGGTGTGATCCACGAGTTGGCTATCGGTGCGTCGATCGGTGTGGCGGTTATCGTTTTCACCAACCTGATTCTGCTGCCGGTGGCAATTTCCTACCTGGGCATCAGCAAAAAGGCCATCGAACGCAGCAGGAAAGATGAATCGGCCGAGAAGCCAATGTGGCGTCTGCTGTCCAACGTTGCTCACCCCAATGTTGCGCCGTTCATGGTTGTGTTGGCGCTGGTGGGTGGCGTCAGCTGCTTCTTCTACCAGAAGGCCAACCTGCAGGTCGGTGACTTGGATCAGGGTGCGCCTGAACTGCGTCCGGACTCGCGCTACAACCAGGACAATGACTTCATCATCAAGAACTATTCGACCAGTTCGGATGTACTGGTTGTCATGGTCAAGGCGGCACCTGAAGGCTGTTCGGCCTTCAAGACGCTGTCGGCCATGGATGAGCTGATGTGGAAGATGGAAAACACCAAAGGCGTGCAGTCAGCGGTTTCCATGGTCACGGTGTCGCGCCAGATGATCAAGGGGATGAACGAAGGCAACCTGAAGTGGGAAACCCTGTCGCGCAACCAGGACGTGTTGAACAACTCGATTGCCCGTGCTGACGGCCTGTACAACGCAGATTGCTCGGTCGCGCCGGTGCTGGTGTTCCTCGAGGACCACAAGGCCGAGACGCTCAAGCGTGCGGTGGGTGCGGTGCAGGAGTTCGCCAAGGTGAATAACCAGGATGATCTGGAGTTCCGCCTGGCCGCTGGTAACGCAGGTATCGAGGCGGCTACCAACGAAGTGATTTCCACCTCTGAGCTGACCATTCTGGTGCTGGTGTATATCTGGGTGGCGGTGATGTGCATGATCACTTTCCGCTCTGTACCGGCAACCATCTGCATTGTGTTGCCGCTGATCCTGACCTCGATTCTGGGTAACGCGCTGATGGCGTTCCTGGGCATCGGCATGAAGGTTGCCACGTTGCCGGTTATCGCGCTCGGTGTCGGTATCGGTGTGGATTACGGCATCTACATCTACAGCCGCCTGGAAAGCTTCCTGCGCGCTGGTCTGCCGTTGCAAGAGGCCTACTATCAGACGCTCAAGTCCACCGGTAAGGCGGTACTGTTCACCGGTCTGTGCCTGGCGATTGGCGTAGCGACCTGGATCTTCTCGGCTATCAAGTTCCAGGCCGACATGGGCCTGATGCTGACCTTCATGTTTATCGTCAACATGTTCGGTGCTTTGCTGCTACTGCCGGCACTGGCACGTTTCCTGATCAAACCAGAGAAACTGGTTGGCAAGACGGGCGGTTCGCTGCTGGCGCACTAA
- a CDS encoding BatD family protein — MSRLLCTLLLGLLALNVSAQSLTASVDRTRLNAGESVELTLESDDATLFGKPDLQPLNELFDVLGTRQVNRLTSGSNGAQASTRWIVTLQPKHSGYVVIPPLSLGQLQSAPITLHVQQATNADDSRLAPVFIDASLDQESVYVQAQTVLTLRIYHSVSLYDDSSLTQLNMPLARVEALGEPRTYEKDINGVRHGVIELRYAIFPQESGDLLIPSQAFTATAVDRSASNAYNPFGPRPGKVVRVRSPEIPLMVKAKPASYPADAPWLPARALSLSEVWSPQPETARVGDSLTRSLLLKVEGLASAQLPPLPATQVAGLRRYPDQPQLTNQASENGLVASREEREALVTNREGEITLPVIEVLWWNTTTDQLERSSLPARKLQVAANPNLETLPIEAARSTVNEVDNVHLWPWQFSTALLSLTTLLGFTLWWRARRQPPVLPSQQTGPSQRNLLDDLKRSCMANDSQATRHALDAWARQQPETLADMAARFTPLSDALDGLNGALYSESGQHWQGRNLWLAIRSLPAIEDLESSTNPDTSALPPLYPR, encoded by the coding sequence ATGAGCCGACTGCTCTGTACCCTTCTGCTTGGCCTGCTGGCCCTGAATGTCAGCGCGCAAAGCCTCACCGCCAGTGTCGACCGCACCCGCCTGAATGCCGGCGAAAGCGTTGAGCTGACCCTGGAATCGGATGACGCCACGCTGTTCGGCAAACCTGATCTGCAGCCGCTCAATGAACTGTTTGACGTGCTCGGCACGCGCCAGGTCAATCGCCTGACCAGCGGCAGCAATGGCGCCCAGGCCAGCACGCGCTGGATCGTCACCCTGCAACCCAAACACAGCGGTTACGTGGTGATACCGCCGCTGAGCCTTGGCCAGCTGCAAAGCGCCCCCATCACGCTGCATGTACAACAAGCCACCAATGCCGATGACAGCCGCCTGGCGCCGGTATTTATCGACGCCAGCCTGGATCAGGAAAGCGTCTACGTGCAGGCGCAAACCGTGCTGACACTGCGCATCTACCATTCCGTCTCGCTTTACGACGACAGCAGCTTGACCCAACTGAACATGCCCCTGGCACGCGTTGAAGCCCTTGGTGAACCACGCACCTATGAGAAAGACATCAACGGTGTGCGCCATGGCGTGATCGAGCTGCGTTACGCGATCTTCCCCCAGGAAAGTGGCGACCTGCTGATCCCCTCGCAGGCCTTTACCGCCACTGCGGTTGATCGCTCCGCCAGCAATGCCTACAACCCGTTCGGCCCGCGCCCGGGCAAGGTGGTGCGAGTCCGCTCGCCGGAAATCCCGCTGATGGTAAAAGCCAAGCCGGCCAGCTACCCGGCCGACGCGCCCTGGCTGCCAGCACGCGCACTTAGTCTGAGTGAAGTCTGGAGCCCACAGCCGGAAACTGCACGCGTCGGCGATTCGCTGACGCGCAGCCTGCTGCTCAAGGTCGAAGGCCTGGCCAGCGCGCAATTACCGCCCTTGCCAGCCACCCAGGTTGCCGGCCTGCGCCGCTACCCCGATCAACCCCAATTAACCAACCAGGCCAGCGAAAACGGCCTGGTGGCCAGCCGTGAAGAGCGTGAAGCACTGGTGACCAACCGTGAAGGCGAAATCACCCTGCCGGTAATCGAAGTGCTGTGGTGGAACACCACGACCGATCAACTCGAACGCAGCAGCCTGCCCGCACGCAAGCTGCAAGTGGCTGCCAACCCGAATCTGGAAACCCTGCCGATTGAGGCAGCGCGCTCCACAGTCAACGAGGTGGACAACGTACACCTCTGGCCTTGGCAATTCAGCACTGCGCTACTGAGCCTTACCACCCTGCTCGGTTTTACCCTGTGGTGGCGCGCGCGACGTCAGCCCCCGGTTTTACCTAGCCAGCAAACTGGCCCCAGCCAACGCAACCTGCTGGATGACCTCAAACGCAGCTGTATGGCCAACGACTCGCAAGCTACTCGGCACGCACTCGACGCCTGGGCCCGCCAGCAGCCGGAAACCCTCGCGGATATGGCCGCGCGCTTTACTCCGCTGTCCGACGCCCTCGATGGCCTGAATGGCGCGCTGTACAGCGAGAGTGGCCAGCACTGGCAGGGCCGTAATCTGTGGCTGGCGATTCGCAGCCTGCCTGCCATAGAAGACCTCGAAAGCAGCACCAACCCGGATACCAGTGCCCTGCCGCCACTGTATCCACGCTAA